The following are encoded in a window of Manihot esculenta cultivar AM560-2 chromosome 8, M.esculenta_v8, whole genome shotgun sequence genomic DNA:
- the LOC110621656 gene encoding uncharacterized protein LOC110621656, translated as MDTSAAKSCTTTTTVQRVNKKSSDELLRKFAEVGEDHTASEAKKRRKIRSKTWKEGGAAAAAAAAAANEYSYESPAHYTTTTLVERRSLLPQLTRKSVLLRQLGIGRSQLRAKDIKNKSILVAIEKTWRKTVEGASRVLLEKHYNRHRRLISDVV; from the exons ATGGACACTTCTGCTGCTAAATCTTGCACTACAACCACCACTGTTCAGCGTGTGAACAAGAAATCTTCGGATGAGCTTCTTAGGAAATTTGCAGAAGTAGGAGAAGATCATACTGCTTCTGAGGCAAAGAAACGGCGAAAAATTAGAAGCAAGACGTGGAAGGAAGGTggagctgctgctgctgctgctgctgctgctgctaatGAATATTCATATGAGAGTCCTGCTCATTACACCACCACCACCTTAGTGGAGAGAAGATCTCTTCTTCCTCAGCTTACTAGGAAGTCTGTTTTGCTCAGGCAACTTGGGATTGGGAGATCTCAGCTTAGAGCCAAAGATATCAAGAACAAGTCGATCTTGGTCGCCATTGAAAAG ACATGGCGAAAGACAGTAGAAGGAGCTTCGAGAGTACTTTTGGAGAAACATTACAATCGACATAGGCGATTGATTAGTGACGTTGTCTAG